The following coding sequences lie in one Streptomyces sp. NBC_01224 genomic window:
- a CDS encoding acyltransferase family protein, with protein sequence MRFFAAFLVFVCHALSQFNPQADPASHDLAYFLLPAGPVGVSFFFVLSGFVLTYAARPGDTVRRFWRRRVVKIYPSHVATWSAGLVLAWVTGAVVTTSTTAAALLLVQAWVPDMILTATVNPISWTLACELFFYLLFPFMYRGLRRLPRRRLWPAAAILVALVMAVPHLARLLPGEVVPLAGWTQTQFWLVYTAPPVRLLEFALGIVLALLVREGMWPVLSVKLAAALCVAGYAVAGVTTMVTEMPHLWAMTSATVLPLAVLIPTAAVLDRKNLPSLARRPRLVRLGELSFAFYLVHHMILTAFFAALPDDVRPGLPALTGLAVVLFFVCWAAAWLLHTAVELPAMRSWSRPSATPHGPLTPHPAPGHSEPLTGERTP encoded by the coding sequence TTGAGGTTCTTCGCCGCGTTCCTGGTGTTCGTCTGCCATGCGCTCAGCCAGTTCAACCCGCAGGCGGATCCCGCCTCGCACGACCTGGCCTACTTCCTGCTGCCGGCCGGACCGGTCGGCGTCTCCTTCTTCTTCGTCCTCAGCGGGTTCGTCCTGACGTACGCGGCACGGCCGGGCGACACGGTGCGGCGCTTCTGGCGGCGCCGGGTGGTGAAGATCTACCCGAGCCACGTCGCCACCTGGTCGGCCGGTCTCGTCCTGGCCTGGGTCACCGGCGCCGTCGTGACCACATCGACGACGGCCGCCGCCCTGCTGCTCGTTCAGGCCTGGGTGCCGGACATGATCCTCACCGCCACGGTCAACCCGATCTCGTGGACACTCGCCTGTGAGCTGTTCTTCTACCTGCTGTTCCCGTTTATGTACCGGGGACTGCGCCGGCTGCCGCGGCGCCGGCTGTGGCCGGCCGCGGCCATCCTGGTGGCCCTGGTCATGGCCGTTCCGCACCTGGCGCGGCTGCTGCCCGGGGAGGTCGTACCGCTCGCGGGCTGGACCCAGACCCAGTTCTGGCTGGTCTACACGGCACCCCCCGTGCGGCTGCTGGAGTTCGCGCTCGGCATCGTGCTCGCGCTGCTCGTACGCGAAGGGATGTGGCCCGTCCTCAGCGTCAAGCTCGCCGCCGCCCTGTGCGTGGCCGGCTATGCGGTGGCCGGGGTGACGACGATGGTCACCGAGATGCCCCACCTGTGGGCGATGACGAGTGCCACGGTCCTCCCCCTGGCCGTGCTCATCCCCACGGCCGCCGTCCTGGACCGCAAGAATCTGCCCTCCCTGGCGCGCCGTCCGCGCCTGGTGCGGCTCGGCGAACTCTCCTTCGCCTTCTACCTCGTGCACCACATGATCCTCACGGCCTTCTTCGCCGCGCTGCCGGACGACGTCCGGCCGGGCCTGCCCGCGCTGACCGGCCTGGCGGTCGTGCTGTTCTTCGTCTGCTGGGCCGCTGCCTGGCTCCTGCACACCGCGGTCGAGTTGCCCGCCATGCGCAGCTGGAGCCGCCCGTCGGCAACCCCCCACGGACCTCTCACGCCCCACCCGGCACCCGGGCACTCCGAGCCCCTCACCGGTGAAAGGACACCATGA
- a CDS encoding cytochrome P450 family protein yields MNQPQLPEVLDLSGELFHTDQYATYRDILEHRPVTKVRFYDGSFVWLVNRYEDVRAALSDPRLSNDPTKQSDIDLSAATGIPADLVEYFQRNMFRSDEPDHGRLRKLVSREFTMRRINALRPRIQEIAEDLVEKFAATGGGDLVGALARPLPLTVMCELLGVPEADRADFQLWSQHVVESDPAFAERNAVSYRSLFECIRSLIRRRRDAPGEDLLSALVELRDSGDSLSEDELISTAFLLLVAGIETTVNVLGTGSFLLLTHPDQLARLRADDGLLGSAVEEILRYMAPIEMTSRHTLEPVEIGGESIDAQSTVLINLAAANRDPARFTDPQSFRADRNDGSHLTFGHGIHYCLGAALARAEAEVFFDVLLKRFPAMELSVPSAELTWRHVFMRGPLELPVSWR; encoded by the coding sequence ATGAACCAGCCGCAACTGCCCGAGGTCCTCGACCTGAGCGGCGAGCTCTTCCACACCGACCAGTACGCGACGTACCGGGACATCCTCGAGCACCGTCCGGTGACGAAGGTGCGCTTCTACGACGGCTCCTTCGTCTGGCTCGTGAACCGTTACGAGGACGTACGCGCCGCCCTGAGCGACCCCCGGCTGAGCAACGACCCCACCAAACAGTCGGACATCGACCTCTCCGCGGCCACCGGCATCCCGGCGGACCTGGTCGAGTACTTCCAGCGGAACATGTTCCGCAGCGACGAACCGGACCACGGCCGGCTGCGCAAGCTCGTCTCCCGGGAATTCACCATGCGGCGCATCAACGCGCTCCGGCCGCGGATCCAGGAGATCGCCGAGGACCTGGTGGAGAAGTTCGCCGCCACCGGCGGCGGGGACCTGGTGGGCGCGCTCGCCCGCCCGCTGCCGCTCACCGTCATGTGCGAACTGCTCGGCGTCCCCGAGGCGGACCGCGCGGACTTCCAGCTCTGGTCCCAGCACGTCGTGGAGAGCGACCCGGCGTTCGCGGAGCGCAACGCCGTCTCGTACCGCAGCCTCTTCGAGTGCATCCGCTCGCTGATCCGGCGCCGGCGCGACGCGCCGGGCGAGGACCTGCTGTCGGCCCTGGTCGAACTGCGCGACTCCGGAGACAGCCTCTCCGAGGACGAACTGATCTCGACGGCGTTCCTGCTGCTCGTCGCGGGGATCGAGACCACGGTCAACGTCCTCGGCACGGGGTCCTTCCTCCTGCTGACCCACCCCGACCAGCTCGCCCGCCTCCGTGCGGACGACGGTCTTTTGGGGTCCGCCGTGGAGGAGATCCTGCGCTACATGGCTCCCATCGAGATGACGAGCAGGCACACCCTGGAGCCCGTCGAGATCGGCGGGGAGTCCATCGACGCGCAGAGCACGGTCCTGATCAACCTGGCCGCCGCCAACCGCGACCCGGCACGGTTCACGGACCCGCAGTCCTTCCGGGCCGACCGCAACGACGGCAGCCACCTCACCTTCGGCCACGGCATCCATTACTGCCTCGGCGCCGCGCTGGCGCGGGCGGAGGCGGAAGTCTTCTTCGACGTGCTCCTGAAGCGCTTCCCGGCCATGGAGCTCTCCGTTCCCAGCGCCGAATTGACGTGGCGTCACGTCTTCATGCGCGGTCCGCTCGAGCTGCCCGTCTCCTGGCGGTGA